In Paracoccus aerodenitrificans, the following are encoded in one genomic region:
- a CDS encoding ABC transporter substrate-binding protein, whose protein sequence is MVGRATALLVALALAGPAGAAPQRVVSVNLCTDQLAMLIAAPGQLESVSWLAADPAVSLMPDEARKIGLNHGGAEEIYLSRPDLVLAGPYAARPTVGMLERLGVRVETVPPASSIADIRKNILLMGRLLEQETRAAKLLAGFDADLAAIPEGGGRVATSYAANGFANGTGGLSADIMRRAGLELLADRLGHPGGALSLEQLVMAAPELIVTGSRYDTPSRAESVLDHPALTRSDAARISIADRDWICGLPAVAGVAARLAQ, encoded by the coding sequence ATGGTAGGACGGGCCACCGCGCTTCTGGTGGCCCTTGCCCTCGCCGGACCGGCGGGGGCAGCACCGCAGCGTGTCGTCTCGGTCAATCTCTGCACCGATCAGCTTGCGATGCTGATCGCCGCACCCGGCCAGCTTGAATCGGTGTCATGGCTTGCCGCCGATCCGGCTGTTTCTCTGATGCCGGATGAGGCCAGGAAGATCGGCCTCAATCATGGCGGGGCCGAGGAAATCTATCTGTCGCGCCCCGATCTGGTGCTGGCAGGTCCCTATGCCGCGCGACCTACGGTCGGAATGCTGGAAAGGCTGGGTGTGCGCGTGGAGACCGTACCCCCGGCATCCTCGATTGCCGACATCCGTAAGAATATCCTGCTGATGGGACGACTTCTCGAGCAGGAGACCCGGGCGGCGAAGCTGCTGGCCGGATTCGATGCCGATCTTGCGGCGATCCCGGAAGGGGGCGGCAGGGTGGCGACAAGCTATGCTGCGAATGGTTTCGCAAACGGGACCGGAGGTCTCTCCGCCGATATCATGCGCCGCGCCGGGCTGGAGCTTCTCGCTGACAGGCTGGGTCATCCCGGAGGGGCGCTGTCGCTGGAGCAGCTTGTCATGGCCGCGCCCGAGCTGATCGTGACGGGCAGCCGCTATGATACGCCATCCCGCGCAGAATCCGTGCTGGACCATCCCGCGCTTACCCGGTCAGACGCCGCTCGCATCAGCATTGCCGACAGGGACTGGATATGCGGCCTTCCGGCGGTGGCTGGCGTCGCGGCACGGCTGGCGCAATGA
- the katG gene encoding catalase/peroxidase HPI, translated as MDGNDIPQGKCPVMHGGNTANSDSVTSWWPNTLNLDILSQHDSKTDPMGQNFNYREELKKLDIEALKNDVRALMTESQDWWPADWGSYVGMFARVAWHAAGSYRLADGRGGGGTGNQRFAPLNSWPDNANTDKGRRLLWPIKKKYGNKISWADLIILSGTIAYEVAGLKTFGFAFGREDIWHPEKDVYWGAEKEWLAPSDARYDDVDQPETMENPLAAVQMGLIYVNPEGVNGKPDPQKTADQVRETFKRMAMDDEETVALTAGGHTIGKCHGNGNADELSPAPEAADVTEQGLGWINHTSRGIGRNQVVGGPEGAWTTNPTVFDDGFMKMLLDHEWQLTKSPAGAFQWEPVDIAEEDMPVDVEDPSIRVKPMMTDADMAMKVDPKYRAILERFCDDEQYFRDTFARAWFKLTHRDMGPKDRYFGPDVPAEDLIWQDPIPKGPTGYDIEAVKQKIRNSGLSLSDMVSTAWDSARTYRGSDMRGGANGARIRLAPQKDWDGNEPERLARVLSVLEPIAQQAGASLADVIVLAGNIGVEQAAKAAGFDVTVPFSAGRGDATDEQTDAESFDAMEPLADGYRNYAQKEYVVSPEEMMLDRTQLLGLTAPEMTALVGGMRVMGTNHGGSKHGVFTDREGQLTNDFFVNLTDMRYSWHPAANGIYEIRDRQTGQVKWTATRADLVFGSNSILRSYAEVYAQDDNAAKFVNDFVAAWSKVMEADRFDVKLAA; from the coding sequence ATGGACGGCAATGATATTCCGCAGGGCAAATGCCCGGTCATGCATGGCGGCAACACCGCCAACAGCGATTCGGTCACAAGCTGGTGGCCCAACACGCTGAATCTGGACATTCTCAGCCAGCATGACAGCAAGACCGACCCGATGGGTCAGAATTTCAACTATCGCGAAGAGCTGAAAAAGCTGGATATCGAGGCGCTTAAGAACGATGTCCGCGCCCTGATGACCGAAAGCCAGGACTGGTGGCCTGCTGACTGGGGCAGCTATGTCGGCATGTTCGCGCGGGTGGCATGGCACGCGGCGGGGTCCTATCGTCTGGCCGATGGGCGTGGCGGTGGCGGCACCGGCAACCAGCGTTTCGCGCCTCTGAACAGCTGGCCGGATAACGCCAATACCGATAAGGGCCGCCGCCTGCTGTGGCCGATCAAGAAGAAATACGGCAACAAGATCTCCTGGGCCGATCTGATCATCCTGTCCGGCACCATTGCTTATGAGGTCGCGGGCCTGAAAACCTTCGGTTTCGCCTTTGGCCGCGAAGATATCTGGCACCCCGAGAAGGATGTTTACTGGGGCGCCGAAAAGGAATGGCTGGCGCCGTCCGATGCCCGCTATGACGATGTCGACCAGCCGGAAACGATGGAAAACCCGCTGGCCGCCGTGCAGATGGGTCTGATCTATGTGAACCCGGAAGGCGTCAACGGAAAGCCCGATCCGCAGAAGACCGCCGATCAGGTGCGCGAGACCTTCAAGCGCATGGCGATGGACGACGAAGAGACCGTGGCTCTGACCGCAGGCGGTCACACGATCGGGAAATGCCACGGTAACGGCAATGCGGATGAGCTTAGCCCCGCTCCGGAAGCTGCGGATGTGACCGAGCAGGGTCTGGGCTGGATCAATCATACCTCGCGCGGTATCGGCCGTAATCAGGTTGTGGGCGGGCCGGAAGGCGCATGGACGACCAATCCGACCGTGTTCGATGACGGCTTCATGAAAATGCTGCTGGATCACGAATGGCAGCTGACCAAAAGCCCCGCCGGTGCCTTCCAGTGGGAGCCGGTCGATATCGCCGAGGAAGATATGCCGGTCGATGTCGAGGATCCCTCGATCCGCGTCAAGCCGATGATGACCGACGCCGATATGGCGATGAAGGTCGATCCGAAATACCGCGCCATTCTGGAGCGTTTCTGCGACGATGAGCAGTATTTCCGCGACACTTTCGCCCGCGCATGGTTCAAGCTGACCCACCGCGATATGGGACCGAAGGACCGCTATTTCGGCCCGGATGTTCCTGCCGAGGATCTGATCTGGCAGGACCCGATCCCGAAAGGCCCGACCGGTTATGATATCGAGGCGGTCAAGCAGAAGATCCGCAACAGCGGCCTGTCGCTGTCCGACATGGTCTCGACCGCATGGGACAGCGCCCGGACCTATCGCGGTTCGGATATGCGCGGCGGCGCGAACGGCGCCCGCATCCGTCTTGCTCCGCAGAAGGACTGGGACGGCAACGAGCCTGAACGTCTGGCCCGCGTCCTGTCGGTGCTGGAGCCGATTGCGCAGCAAGCCGGCGCATCACTGGCCGATGTGATCGTGCTGGCCGGGAATATCGGGGTCGAGCAGGCAGCGAAAGCTGCGGGCTTCGACGTGACCGTTCCGTTCTCTGCCGGGCGTGGCGATGCCACCGACGAACAGACCGATGCGGAATCCTTTGACGCGATGGAGCCTCTGGCCGATGGTTATCGCAACTATGCGCAGAAGGAATATGTCGTCAGCCCCGAGGAAATGATGCTGGACCGTACCCAGCTTCTGGGCCTGACCGCGCCTGAAATGACCGCTTTGGTCGGTGGGATGCGCGTCATGGGAACCAATCACGGCGGCAGCAAGCATGGTGTCTTCACCGACCGTGAGGGGCAGTTGACGAATGACTTCTTCGTCAACCTCACCGATATGCGCTATAGCTGGCATCCGGCTGCGAACGGGATCTATGAGATCCGCGACCGCCAGACCGGTCAGGTCAAATGGACGGCGACGCGGGCCGATCTGGTCTTCGGGTCGAACTCGATCCTGCGGTCCTATGCCGAGGTCTACGCGCAGGACGACAATGCCGCGAAATTTGTCAATGATTTCGTGGCGGCGTGGTCCAAGGTGATGGAAGCCGACCGTTTCGATGTGAAGCTGGCGGCGTAA
- a CDS encoding FecCD family ABC transporter permease, with amino-acid sequence MRRVSLALSALCVVLFLASLLTGPAEIGPLDSLHALLVGDGAAGLVMREIRLPRALLALLIGACLGLCGAAMQGYLRNPLAEPGLIGVSASAALGAVIALQTGFAASFALALPVAGLGAALLAVGLILLLAGPGGSSLALILAGVAISAFAGALTSLVLNLSPNPFATSEIVFWMMGSLADRSWLHLGIAAPFMAAGAACLWGIGRGLDALTLGEDAAASMGINLRSLRLRIVFGVAAMVGAATAVAGAIGFVGLVVPHLLRGATGAQPERLLPASALGGAALVLAADIAVRVVLPGRDLKLGVVMAIIGAPVFLHLIWRQRRGM; translated from the coding sequence ATGAGGCGTGTATCTCTGGCCTTGTCCGCCCTCTGTGTGGTGCTGTTTCTAGCGTCGTTGCTGACAGGTCCGGCTGAGATCGGCCCTCTGGACAGTCTGCACGCCCTGCTTGTCGGCGACGGCGCGGCGGGGCTTGTCATGCGCGAGATCCGCCTTCCCCGCGCCCTGCTTGCATTGCTGATCGGGGCATGTCTGGGACTATGCGGCGCGGCGATGCAGGGCTATCTGAGGAACCCTCTGGCAGAACCGGGGCTAATCGGCGTCTCCGCCTCGGCGGCGCTTGGCGCGGTGATTGCATTGCAAACCGGCTTTGCCGCCAGCTTCGCGCTTGCCCTGCCGGTTGCCGGTCTGGGTGCCGCGCTGCTGGCGGTGGGGCTGATCCTGCTTCTGGCGGGACCCGGAGGCAGTTCGCTGGCGCTGATCCTTGCCGGTGTCGCCATATCGGCATTCGCCGGGGCGCTGACCTCGCTGGTGCTGAACCTCTCGCCCAACCCTTTCGCCACAAGCGAAATCGTCTTCTGGATGATGGGATCTCTGGCGGATCGCTCATGGCTCCATCTTGGGATCGCAGCGCCCTTCATGGCAGCGGGCGCGGCCTGTCTATGGGGTATCGGGCGCGGGCTGGATGCGCTGACGCTTGGCGAGGATGCCGCGGCCTCGATGGGGATCAATCTGAGGTCGCTGAGGCTGCGCATCGTCTTCGGTGTCGCGGCGATGGTCGGCGCGGCAACAGCGGTTGCGGGCGCAATCGGCTTTGTCGGGTTGGTGGTGCCGCATCTTCTGCGCGGCGCGACCGGGGCGCAGCCGGAGCGATTGCTGCCTGCCTCAGCGCTTGGCGGAGCGGCACTTGTGCTGGCAGCCGATATCGCGGTTCGGGTGGTTCTGCCGGGCCGCGATCTGAAGCTTGGGGTGGTGATGGCGATCATCGGCGCTCCGGTTTTCCTGCATCTGATCTGGCGGCAAAGGCGGGGGATGTGA
- a CDS encoding ABC transporter ATP-binding protein has translation MRFDISDLSVRRGRNVTLNGVTLNIGPGECVGLIGPNGAGKTTLLRAALGLIPASGKSSLAALPPARRALAAAWLPQTREAAWPVSVEALIRLGRIPHRRPEADPAHIEAALTRMGLTHLRRRRITELSGGEQARTLIARALAQNTPVLLADEPVAGLDPAYQISVMALFRELADEGRTVIVSLHDLGLAARHCTRLVLMDRGRIVADGTPHDVLIPDHLAQVFGIEGYFANEKEGPVFQPLRILP, from the coding sequence ATGCGCTTCGATATCTCGGACCTGTCGGTCAGACGCGGGCGGAATGTGACGCTTAACGGCGTGACGCTGAATATCGGTCCCGGTGAATGCGTCGGGCTGATCGGCCCGAACGGCGCGGGAAAAACAACGCTGCTCCGCGCCGCATTGGGCCTGATCCCGGCCAGTGGAAAATCCAGCCTTGCCGCCCTGCCCCCGGCAAGACGCGCCCTTGCCGCGGCGTGGCTGCCCCAGACCCGAGAAGCCGCCTGGCCTGTCTCTGTCGAGGCGCTGATCCGGCTTGGCCGCATCCCTCATCGCCGCCCCGAAGCCGATCCCGCCCATATCGAGGCCGCGCTGACCCGCATGGGGCTCACCCATCTGCGGCGCCGCAGGATTACCGAACTGTCCGGCGGCGAGCAGGCCCGGACCCTGATCGCTCGCGCCCTTGCGCAGAACACGCCGGTGCTGCTGGCGGATGAGCCGGTCGCGGGTCTCGATCCGGCCTATCAGATCTCGGTGATGGCGCTGTTCCGCGAACTTGCCGATGAGGGCCGCACCGTCATCGTGTCGCTGCACGATCTGGGACTGGCGGCGCGGCATTGCACGCGGCTGGTGCTGATGGATCGGGGCCGGATCGTTGCGGACGGAACCCCGCACGATGTGCTGATCCCGGATCATCTGGCGCAGGTCTTCGGGATCGAGGGCTATTTCGCCAATGAAAAAGAGGGGCCGGTTTTCCAGCCCCTCCGTATTCTTCCGTGA